A region of Sulfurimonas sp. DNA encodes the following proteins:
- a CDS encoding chaperone NapD, whose translation MNISSIVVKTVPKFLDEVVQSLKDCEVCDYHMHDEQGRIIITLEGSGVEEELKKLRVIEAIPHVITADMQMAYSEDELNAHMEVLENADVVPKMLNDEDLDPKDIVYNGDLKKKDLEGFARRFDETGKK comes from the coding sequence ATGAACATTTCAAGTATAGTAGTTAAAACGGTACCAAAGTTTTTAGATGAAGTTGTGCAAAGCTTAAAAGATTGTGAAGTATGTGATTACCATATGCATGATGAACAAGGCCGTATAATAATTACATTAGAAGGTTCTGGTGTTGAAGAAGAACTAAAAAAATTACGAGTAATAGAAGCTATCCCTCATGTTATTACCGCTGATATGCAAATGGCATATAGTGAAGATGAGTTAAATGCACATATGGAAGTTTTAGAAAATGCAGATGTAGTTCCTAAGATGCTAAATGATGAAGACTTAGACCCAAAAGATATAGTATATAATGGTGATTTAAAGAAAAAAGATTTAGAAGGCTTTGCTAGACGATTTGATGAAACAGGTAAAAAATAG
- a CDS encoding WD40 repeat domain-containing protein, protein MKRIILITLFIASLLIAEIKMPQKRFISSGAVTDMFVSGSKLYSSTHAGSIDIFNLKNKKIIKKIKISQIEDFMGDKADSKIYSVDVLDKQILILSQAKRGFRRVHIYKNNKLELIIPYTKSLTISKAKFINKDNILLGMLSNELISYNIKTKTQNWMIQVSGAKFSDFALNETKSEVVIADESGSLKIHSIKDGVLLKTLEGQNLDNVFQVAYKNGIIATAGQDRRIVIYAYKFDSAYYKSSSFLIYSVGLSPSGKLVAYSSDEENNITVFNTITKSVLGKFGGNKMTITKILFLDENNFLVASDDKSINLYKIR, encoded by the coding sequence ATGAAAAGAATAATTTTAATTACTTTATTTATAGCTTCATTATTGATAGCTGAGATAAAAATGCCACAAAAGAGATTTATCTCTAGTGGAGCAGTAACTGATATGTTTGTAAGTGGTTCTAAACTTTATAGTTCTACTCATGCTGGATCAATTGATATTTTTAATCTTAAAAATAAAAAAATTATCAAAAAAATAAAGATTAGTCAAATAGAAGATTTTATGGGTGACAAGGCTGATTCTAAAATATATTCAGTTGATGTTTTAGATAAACAAATCCTTATTTTATCTCAAGCAAAACGAGGCTTTAGAAGAGTTCATATATACAAAAATAATAAACTTGAACTGATTATTCCATATACTAAAAGTCTTACAATCTCTAAAGCAAAATTTATCAATAAAGATAATATTCTCTTAGGTATGTTAAGTAATGAACTAATTTCATACAATATAAAAACAAAAACACAGAACTGGATGATACAGGTTTCTGGAGCTAAATTTTCTGATTTCGCACTTAATGAAACTAAAAGTGAAGTAGTTATAGCTGATGAAAGTGGTAGTTTAAAAATACACTCTATAAAAGATGGCGTGTTACTAAAAACACTAGAAGGACAAAATTTGGATAATGTCTTTCAAGTTGCTTATAAAAATGGTATTATTGCAACAGCAGGTCAAGATAGAAGAATTGTGATTTATGCTTATAAATTTGATTCTGCTTATTATAAATCTTCAAGCTTTTTGATTTATAGTGTTGGATTATCACCAAGTGGAAAATTAGTTGCATATTCGAGTGATGAAGAAAACAATATTACAGTTTTTAACACCATAACAAAATCTGTCCTAGGTAAGTTTGGTGGAAATAAAATGACAATAACTAAAATCTTATTTTTAGATGAAAATAATTTTTTAGTTGCAAGCGATGACAAAAGTATTAATTTATACAAGATAAGATAA
- a CDS encoding ferredoxin-type protein NapF has product MQRRELFSFLSSSLKGEGIKAEQTILRPPYFGDESLFQSECNKCEAKCATVCEEEIIKIASDKTPYLDFSKSGCTFCDECVNACEFEVLNLEDKKNINAKVTINKSACLSWNGVMCFSCKDPCLDNAINFQAMFMPEIDHDKCTACGFCLGRCPAASIDFKEIK; this is encoded by the coding sequence ATGCAGAGAAGAGAGCTTTTTAGCTTTCTCTCTTCATCTCTTAAAGGTGAAGGGATAAAAGCAGAACAAACTATTTTAAGACCGCCTTATTTTGGCGATGAATCTCTTTTTCAGAGTGAGTGTAACAAATGTGAAGCGAAGTGTGCCACTGTTTGTGAAGAAGAAATTATAAAAATCGCCTCAGATAAAACACCCTATCTAGACTTTTCCAAAAGTGGCTGTACCTTTTGTGATGAGTGTGTTAACGCTTGTGAGTTTGAAGTATTAAACTTAGAAGATAAAAAAAATATTAATGCTAAAGTCACAATAAATAAAAGTGCCTGTTTAAGCTGGAACGGTGTCATGTGTTTTTCCTGTAAAGACCCATGTTTAGATAATGCTATTAATTTTCAAGCAATGTTTATGCCTGAAATAGACCATGATAAATGTACAGCGTGTGGCTTTTGTTTAGGCAGATGCCCTGCCGCATCCATTGACTTTAAGGAGATAAAATGA